The following proteins come from a genomic window of Venenivibrio stagnispumantis:
- the queA gene encoding tRNA preQ1(34) S-adenosylmethionine ribosyltransferase-isomerase QueA, whose product MNRLSEYNFELPQELIAKYPVEPRDHCRLMVLHRENQKIEHKIFYQIIDYINEGDLLIFNDTKVIPARLIGTKETGAKIEIFLLRPLKEDVWEALIKNVRRLKIGSKVYISQDFFIELIERKEETAIIKLNTEDIKKAIKKYGHIPLPPYIDREDEEKDKQMYQTVFASKEGAVAAPTAGLHFTEELISKLKQKGVKIGFITLHVGIGTFKPITTEDITKHKMHEEFYQIPEETIKLIKETKENNKNIFAVGTTVVRTLESYANTGKTQDYTNIFIYPPYKFKLVDKLITNFHLPKSTLLLLVSAFAGKDFILKAYNEAIKEKYRFFSYGDAMLIL is encoded by the coding sequence ATGAATAGATTATCAGAATATAATTTTGAGCTTCCACAGGAGCTAATAGCAAAATATCCGGTAGAGCCAAGAGACCATTGCAGATTAATGGTTTTACACAGAGAAAACCAAAAGATAGAACATAAAATCTTTTACCAGATTATTGATTATATTAATGAGGGAGATTTACTGATTTTTAATGATACAAAGGTTATACCGGCAAGATTAATAGGAACAAAAGAAACCGGAGCAAAGATAGAAATATTCTTATTAAGACCTTTAAAAGAAGATGTCTGGGAAGCTTTAATAAAAAATGTAAGAAGATTAAAAATAGGAAGTAAAGTTTATATCTCGCAGGATTTTTTTATAGAGTTAATTGAAAGGAAAGAAGAAACTGCAATAATAAAATTAAATACAGAAGATATAAAAAAAGCAATTAAAAAATACGGACATATTCCACTTCCACCTTATATAGATAGAGAAGATGAAGAAAAAGATAAACAGATGTATCAAACTGTATTTGCTTCAAAAGAAGGAGCAGTTGCAGCACCTACTGCCGGATTACATTTTACAGAGGAGTTAATTAGCAAATTAAAACAAAAAGGTGTAAAAATAGGATTTATAACCCTTCATGTAGGAATTGGAACATTTAAACCAATAACAACGGAAGATATAACAAAGCATAAAATGCATGAAGAATTTTATCAAATACCGGAAGAAACAATAAAATTAATAAAAGAAACAAAAGAAAATAATAAAAATATCTTTGCAGTAGGAACAACAGTTGTAAGAACCTTAGAAAGTTATGCAAATACGGGAAAAACTCAGGATTACACCAACATATTTATATATCCACCATACAAATTTAAATTAGTAGATAAATTAATAACCAATTTTCATCTTCCAAAATCTACACTTTTATTGCTTGTATCTGCATTTGCCGGAAAAGATTTTATTTTAAAAGCCTATAATGAGGCAATAAAAGAAAAATACAGATTTTTTAGCTACGGCGATGCAATGTTGATATTATGA
- a CDS encoding DUF2905 domain-containing protein gives MGEFGKILIFVGFMLVIVGLMLTFFEKLPFSIGRLPGDIYIEKENFRFYFPITTSILLSILLSVIFYIIGKFLR, from the coding sequence ATGGGAGAGTTTGGCAAAATATTAATATTCGTAGGATTTATGCTTGTTATTGTAGGATTAATGCTTACTTTTTTTGAAAAACTTCCATTTAGTATTGGAAGATTACCGGGGGATATTTATATAGAAAAAGAAAATTTTAGATTTTATTTTCCAATAACAACATCAATATTACTTAGTATTTTATTATCTGTTATATTCTACATCATAGGGAAGTTTTTAAGATGA
- a CDS encoding RluA family pseudouridine synthase, with product METLESLLFKVDKENEGKRLDIFLASVYPEYSRAYYQKLIKEGYVYLNDNKVNKPSLKIKENQEVKLIIPPPEEIKVEPENIPLDIYYEDEDIAVVFKPAGMVVHPSVGHTSGTLVNALLYHFKNVSYIGGKERAGIVHRLDKDTAGLLIVAKSEFAHKELQNQFKDRHIDKRYKALVVGKPKDYGLIDLPIGRSIYDRQKMGTVSTNLRDALTEYWLEKYWEKHNLSLVDIKLHTGRTHQIRVHFSSIGHPLLNDFVYGFKKSSLKSEIAKQISENLWYHALVAYKIGFKHPRTNEYIEISLEELPEPIPEILNKLQTE from the coding sequence ATGGAAACCTTAGAAAGTTTATTATTTAAAGTAGATAAAGAAAATGAAGGAAAAAGATTAGATATATTTTTGGCATCTGTATATCCGGAGTATTCCAGAGCTTATTATCAAAAATTGATAAAAGAGGGCTATGTTTATTTAAATGATAACAAAGTAAATAAACCATCTCTAAAGATAAAAGAAAATCAAGAAGTTAAATTAATTATACCGCCACCGGAAGAGATAAAGGTTGAACCAGAAAATATTCCTCTTGATATATATTATGAAGATGAAGATATTGCCGTTGTTTTTAAACCGGCAGGAATGGTTGTCCATCCTTCTGTTGGACATACATCAGGCACTCTTGTGAATGCATTGTTATATCATTTTAAAAATGTATCCTACATAGGAGGAAAAGAAAGAGCCGGTATAGTTCACAGACTTGATAAAGACACAGCCGGCTTATTAATTGTTGCAAAATCAGAATTTGCCCATAAAGAACTACAAAATCAGTTTAAAGATAGACATATAGATAAAAGATATAAAGCCTTAGTTGTTGGGAAACCAAAAGATTATGGATTAATAGATTTACCCATAGGAAGGTCTATATATGATAGGCAAAAGATGGGGACAGTATCCACAAATTTAAGAGATGCTCTTACAGAATACTGGCTTGAAAAATATTGGGAAAAACATAATCTTAGCTTAGTAGATATAAAACTCCATACCGGAAGAACTCACCAAATAAGAGTCCATTTTAGCAGTATAGGACATCCACTTTTAAATGATTTTGTGTATGGATTTAAAAAGTCAAGCTTAAAATCAGAAATAGCAAAGCAAATATCGGAAAATCTATGGTATCATGCTTTAGTTGCTTATAAAATAGGTTTTAAACATCCAAGGACAAATGAATATATAGAAATATCTTTAGAAGAATTGCCGGAGCCAATTCCCGAGATATTAAATAAACTACAAACAGAATGA
- the hemE gene encoding uroporphyrinogen decarboxylase: MMKVKNDLFLRACYKEDIERTPIWLMRQAGRYMPEYRALREKAGNFKAFYKNVDLAVQASILPKKILDIDATIIFSDILTPLESIGMDFDFREGEGPVFNNPIRTKEDIKKLKPFKKEDVYYVGEIIKGINQALNREIPTIGFCGAPFTLAAYMIEGKTSKEFKKTKIFMYENPTEFQELLDKLADMLIEYLNFQIESGADAVQIFDSWAGYLTPDDYNKFALPPIKKIIKNLKRDYQPVIHFTKGVAGFLDYMIDSGADVYSVDWMIDISVVKQKTDKAVQGNLDPIVLYANEEVIKNEAKKILDKWGKDSGHIFNLGHGLSPDMKVSKVKYLVDVVKELSIRS, translated from the coding sequence ATTATGAAAGTTAAGAATGATTTATTTTTAAGAGCCTGTTATAAAGAAGATATAGAAAGGACACCTATATGGCTTATGAGACAAGCCGGAAGATATATGCCAGAATACAGAGCTTTAAGAGAAAAAGCCGGTAATTTTAAAGCATTTTATAAAAATGTTGATTTAGCAGTTCAGGCTTCTATCTTACCTAAGAAGATACTTGATATAGATGCTACAATTATATTTTCAGATATACTTACACCACTTGAATCCATAGGTATGGATTTTGATTTTAGAGAAGGAGAGGGACCGGTATTTAATAATCCTATCAGAACAAAAGAAGATATAAAAAAATTAAAGCCATTTAAAAAAGAAGATGTTTATTATGTAGGCGAGATAATAAAAGGTATAAATCAGGCTTTAAATAGAGAAATACCTACCATAGGATTTTGTGGAGCACCTTTTACCCTTGCAGCATATATGATTGAAGGCAAAACTTCCAAAGAGTTTAAAAAGACAAAAATTTTTATGTATGAAAATCCAACAGAATTTCAGGAACTTCTTGATAAACTTGCAGATATGCTTATAGAATATCTTAATTTTCAGATAGAATCCGGTGCAGATGCAGTGCAAATTTTTGATAGCTGGGCAGGATATCTAACCCCTGATGATTATAATAAATTTGCACTCCCACCTATAAAAAAGATAATAAAAAATTTAAAAAGAGATTATCAGCCGGTAATTCATTTTACAAAAGGAGTTGCAGGATTTTTAGATTATATGATAGATTCCGGAGCAGATGTTTATAGCGTTGATTGGATGATAGATATATCCGTTGTAAAACAAAAAACTGATAAGGCAGTTCAAGGTAATTTAGACCCGATTGTATTATATGCAAATGAAGAAGTTATTAAAAATGAAGCAAAAAAAATATTAGATAAATGGGGAAAAGATTCAGGACATATATTTAATCTCGGACATGGTTTATCACCTGATATGAAAGTTTCAAAAGTAAAATATCTTGTTGATGTAGTAAAAGAGCTTTCTATAAGAAGTTGA
- the proB gene encoding glutamate 5-kinase, with protein sequence MERIDYIKSAKRIVLKIGSGILEKEDDIDIEFIQNLANQIKNLDKEFIIVSSGAVLAGVKKLKLKYRPKDITEKQAVAAVGQAYLMQIYDNIFSKNNLIVGQILLTTEGLRERKRYIYARNTLNKLIDMNVIPIINENDTIAVEEIVFGDNDFLAAHVSVLAQADLLIILSTAGGLYTDDPSNPDSKLIEEIKDIEEALSYAKSSKSKFGTGGMRSKLEASKIATSHSIPVIIAPKKEDIIKSIFEGEKVGTFIYPAKNKKLKEKKSWLSLLSAPKGKIIIDKGAENALKNKKSLLPAGIKEVEGIFYPKDVVAIASEDGKIIGKGIVEIGYKDLKKIKGLKTSYIEKLLNKKISEVIHIDNMVLFDE encoded by the coding sequence ATGGAAAGAATAGATTATATAAAATCAGCAAAAAGGATTGTTTTGAAGATAGGCTCCGGTATATTGGAAAAAGAAGATGATATTGATATAGAATTTATTCAAAATCTTGCAAATCAAATAAAAAATTTAGATAAAGAATTTATTATAGTATCTTCCGGTGCAGTTTTAGCAGGGGTAAAAAAACTAAAATTAAAATATAGACCAAAAGATATTACAGAAAAACAAGCAGTTGCAGCAGTAGGACAGGCATATCTTATGCAGATTTATGACAATATTTTTTCAAAAAATAATCTAATAGTAGGTCAGATACTTCTCACTACAGAAGGTTTAAGAGAAAGAAAAAGATATATATATGCAAGAAATACCTTAAATAAATTGATAGATATGAATGTTATACCTATTATAAATGAAAATGATACAATTGCAGTAGAAGAGATAGTTTTCGGAGATAATGATTTTTTAGCTGCCCATGTATCTGTTCTCGCCCAGGCAGATTTATTAATAATATTATCAACAGCCGGTGGTTTATATACAGATGACCCATCAAATCCGGATTCTAAGCTCATAGAAGAAATAAAAGATATAGAAGAAGCTCTAAGCTATGCAAAAAGTTCAAAATCAAAATTCGGAACCGGTGGAATGAGAAGCAAATTAGAAGCCTCTAAAATTGCAACATCTCACTCAATTCCAGTAATAATTGCTCCCAAGAAAGAAGATATAATAAAATCTATTTTTGAAGGAGAAAAAGTAGGAACATTTATATATCCTGCAAAAAACAAAAAATTAAAAGAGAAAAAAAGCTGGCTATCTCTTTTATCTGCTCCAAAAGGAAAAATCATAATAGATAAAGGTGCAGAAAATGCATTAAAAAATAAAAAAAGCCTCCTTCCTGCCGGAATAAAAGAAGTAGAAGGAATATTTTATCCAAAAGATGTAGTTGCAATTGCATCGGAAGATGGAAAAATAATAGGCAAAGGTATTGTAGAAATTGGTTATAAAGATTTGAAAAAAATAAAAGGATTAAAAACAAGCTACATAGAAAAATTATTAAATAAAAAAATATCAGAAGTTATTCATATAGATAATATGGTTTTATTTGATGAATAA
- a CDS encoding endonuclease V produces the protein MNNLQELEKIQYELAKKLNLNDKIDINNIKTVAGIDTTFLNPWENPTKAISSIIVLDFETMDIIEEVFGEKEIDFPYIPTFLAFRELPSIMEAYQKLKTKPDIFILDGQGIMHPRKMGIASHFGVITDSVSIGCGKTRLIGNFKEPENKPMAYSEVYIKNQLVGYALRVKKNTNPIYISPGNNISVESSLKVIIKCIRNYKLPEPVRLAHNKLKDYLRLLS, from the coding sequence ATGAATAATCTACAAGAACTTGAAAAAATACAATATGAGCTTGCAAAAAAATTAAATCTTAATGATAAAATTGATATTAACAATATAAAAACCGTTGCCGGAATAGATACAACATTTTTAAATCCTTGGGAAAATCCTACAAAAGCTATATCTTCCATAATTGTTTTAGATTTTGAAACTATGGATATAATAGAAGAAGTTTTTGGAGAAAAAGAGATAGATTTTCCTTATATCCCTACATTTTTAGCATTTAGAGAACTTCCATCTATAATGGAAGCATATCAAAAATTAAAAACAAAACCGGATATTTTTATATTAGATGGTCAAGGAATAATGCATCCGAGGAAAATGGGTATTGCTTCCCATTTTGGAGTAATTACCGATAGCGTTTCTATTGGCTGTGGTAAAACAAGATTAATCGGTAATTTTAAAGAACCGGAAAATAAACCTATGGCTTATTCAGAAGTTTATATAAAAAATCAGCTTGTAGGATATGCATTAAGGGTAAAGAAAAATACAAATCCTATCTATATTTCCCCCGGAAATAATATTTCTGTAGAAAGCTCTTTAAAAGTTATAATAAAATGTATAAGAAATTATAAATTACCAGAACCTGTTAGATTAGCCCATAATAAACTTAAAGATTATCTAAGACTTCTATCTTAA
- a CDS encoding hemolysin family protein gives MISYIITVAFFIFLEGLFSGSEIALFSVNKSKLKYQAKEGDKKAEKIYNLLEKHFTEYVGTALIGTTLSIVIATTVFVSFLYDLANFVPFIHSKEEILAESLIIFTLIFGEIIPKSIFQHYAEKLIFFIVPFLEFFRKIFKIFLIFANILTKIIYKIFNIKAPFERIYTREEILDMILSESEDIPNIEKKIISNVIIFKNRRLGEIVIPLIDVIMISDDKKVADAIEIFKETGFSRIPIYRKRVDNIIGVIRAYDVINANPSDNIVKYLKGIRYIPEFTNLPNVLKGFKHYKDHMAVVVDERGVTIGIITINDVLAEIVGQIKDKTTKKEQNLIKEQTDKYIVFDGRIEIKEVETILQDRFPSGPYETLGGMIIYHLGRMARRNEVIVINNYKFTILQIEKRRIKEIKIEVLDNL, from the coding sequence TTGATTAGTTATATAATTACCGTAGCATTTTTTATATTTTTAGAAGGTTTATTTTCCGGTTCTGAGATAGCTTTATTTTCTGTAAATAAATCTAAATTAAAATATCAGGCAAAAGAAGGAGATAAAAAAGCAGAAAAGATTTATAATCTCCTTGAAAAACATTTTACAGAATATGTTGGGACTGCTTTAATCGGAACCACATTAAGTATTGTTATTGCTACTACCGTATTTGTTAGCTTTTTATATGATTTAGCAAATTTTGTGCCATTTATTCATTCAAAAGAAGAAATTCTTGCAGAAAGTTTAATTATTTTTACTCTTATTTTTGGTGAGATTATCCCAAAAAGTATATTCCAACATTATGCAGAAAAATTAATATTTTTTATAGTTCCATTCTTAGAGTTTTTCAGAAAGATATTTAAGATATTCCTAATATTTGCAAATATATTAACAAAAATCATCTACAAAATATTTAATATTAAAGCTCCTTTTGAAAGGATATATACACGGGAAGAAATATTAGATATGATTTTATCTGAAAGTGAAGATATACCAAATATTGAAAAAAAGATAATATCTAATGTAATTATATTTAAAAATAGAAGACTTGGAGAGATTGTTATTCCTTTAATTGATGTTATTATGATTTCTGATGACAAAAAAGTTGCAGATGCTATAGAGATATTTAAAGAAACAGGATTTTCAAGAATTCCTATATATAGAAAGAGGGTCGATAATATAATAGGTGTCATAAGGGCTTATGATGTTATAAATGCAAATCCTTCCGATAATATAGTTAAATATCTAAAAGGTATAAGATATATACCGGAATTTACAAATCTTCCAAATGTTTTAAAAGGATTTAAACATTATAAAGACCATATGGCAGTCGTTGTTGATGAAAGAGGTGTAACAATTGGTATTATTACAATAAATGATGTTCTTGCCGAGATAGTGGGACAGATAAAAGATAAAACTACAAAGAAAGAACAGAATCTGATAAAAGAACAAACTGATAAATATATTGTATTTGATGGAAGAATAGAGATAAAAGAAGTAGAAACAATTTTGCAGGATAGATTTCCTTCTGGTCCTTATGAAACCTTGGGTGGAATGATTATTTATCATCTTGGAAGAATGGCAAGAAGAAATGAAGTAATTGTTATAAACAATTATAAATTTACAATCCTACAGATAGAAAAAAGAAGAATAAAAGAGATTAAGATAGAAGTCTTAGATAATCTTTAA
- a CDS encoding hemolysin family protein, giving the protein MTGRFIAILFNETYIYIITIFILLILAAFFAGIESSFFSLDWLKIKRLAKKGNKLAILIDKIRSKPKELVITFLIGNEIVNISISAITASFIIENFGEKYLFIGVLLSTILLLTFGEITPKTIGANFPEKYAFKTVRIFYLFYIIFTPFRFIIQKFVEKILKKFGVDIPTESKKISEEDIKSIIHLGVENKVFSEEELEIIESALELHQKTAVEIMTPRRDIFALEKNLTIEEALSELKDHDYSKIPVYEENLDKIVGILYIKDILPYIFDGKDKKIQDFIREAIFVPEFATLLDVIKSFEENKIKIAIVVDEHGTVVGLITFQDILEYIVGDIPEEFEVEEPSIEKIDENKWKVSGKIDIEILKEHINLQLPEDYDYDTLAGFILDQLKKFPEEGEKFRYQDFEFTILEMDINRIVTVLIEKKEET; this is encoded by the coding sequence ATAACAGGGAGGTTTATTGCCATTTTATTTAATGAAACATATATATATATAATAACAATTTTTATCCTTTTAATCTTAGCGGCATTTTTTGCCGGAATAGAATCTTCTTTTTTCTCTCTTGATTGGTTAAAAATAAAAAGATTGGCAAAAAAAGGAAATAAACTTGCTATTTTAATAGATAAAATCCGCTCAAAGCCAAAAGAGCTTGTTATAACATTTTTAATAGGAAATGAGATTGTAAATATATCAATATCTGCAATTACAGCTTCTTTTATTATTGAAAATTTTGGAGAAAAATATCTATTCATAGGTGTTTTATTATCTACTATTCTTTTACTTACTTTTGGAGAAATAACACCAAAAACTATTGGAGCTAATTTTCCTGAAAAATATGCATTTAAAACAGTTAGAATATTTTATCTTTTTTATATTATATTTACTCCATTTAGATTTATAATACAAAAATTTGTAGAAAAGATACTTAAAAAGTTTGGTGTAGATATTCCTACCGAAAGTAAAAAAATATCAGAAGAAGATATTAAAAGTATAATCCATTTAGGAGTAGAAAATAAAGTATTTTCAGAAGAAGAACTTGAAATAATAGAATCTGCTTTGGAACTTCACCAGAAAACAGCCGTAGAAATTATGACCCCAAGAAGAGATATTTTCGCCCTTGAAAAAAATTTAACAATAGAAGAAGCTTTATCTGAACTAAAAGACCATGATTATAGTAAAATTCCGGTTTATGAAGAAAACTTAGATAAAATTGTTGGTATTTTATATATAAAAGATATACTACCTTATATCTTTGATGGAAAAGATAAAAAAATACAGGATTTCATAAGAGAGGCTATATTTGTTCCGGAATTTGCTACACTTTTAGATGTTATAAAAAGTTTTGAAGAAAACAAAATAAAAATAGCAATAGTTGTAGATGAACACGGAACGGTGGTAGGACTTATAACATTTCAGGATATTTTGGAATATATAGTTGGAGATATACCTGAGGAGTTTGAAGTAGAAGAACCATCCATTGAAAAAATTGATGAAAATAAATGGAAAGTATCCGGAAAAATAGATATAGAGATATTAAAAGAACATATAAATCTACAACTTCCGGAAGATTACGATTATGATACATTAGCCGGCTTTATTTTAGACCAGCTTAAAAAATTTCCAGAAGAAGGAGAAAAATTCAGATATCAAGATTTTGAATTTACCATATTAGAAATGGATATAAACAGAATAGTTACCGTTTTAATTGAGAAGAAAGAGGAGACGTAA
- a CDS encoding ABC transporter ATP-binding protein, which yields MKILKVENLSKKYLVKKRFLKKEYFKAVDNVSFEINQGEVVGLVGESGSGKSTIGKLILKLIKSDEGKIYFKGKDINQIKEKEFRRETSIIFQDPRNSLNPRYKVYDILEEPLIVHKEKDRKEKIIKAITDAGLDESFLNRYPSELSGGQRQRVAIARAIILNPSLIVADEPTSALDISVATGIVKLLKNLKENRNVSFLFISHDLNVVSAISDKIIVLYKGKIMEKGRTEDIIDNPMHPYTKLLLESLPPETPRKRKKIKYIEEIETPEGSCIFYGKCPNRTEICKKEPDIKFINNREVYCHFI from the coding sequence ATGAAGATATTAAAAGTAGAAAATTTATCAAAAAAATATTTGGTTAAAAAGAGATTCTTAAAAAAAGAGTATTTTAAGGCTGTTGATAATGTATCTTTTGAGATAAATCAAGGAGAGGTTGTTGGATTAGTCGGAGAATCCGGAAGTGGAAAATCTACCATAGGAAAACTTATTTTAAAACTGATAAAATCAGATGAAGGAAAGATATATTTTAAAGGAAAAGATATAAATCAGATAAAAGAAAAAGAGTTTAGAAGAGAAACATCAATAATATTTCAAGACCCAAGAAACTCCTTAAATCCAAGATATAAGGTATATGATATTTTAGAAGAGCCACTTATTGTGCATAAAGAGAAAGACAGAAAAGAAAAAATTATAAAAGCAATAACAGATGCAGGGCTTGATGAGAGTTTTTTAAATAGATACCCATCTGAACTATCCGGAGGACAAAGGCAAAGAGTAGCAATAGCCAGAGCAATAATATTAAATCCATCTTTAATAGTTGCAGATGAGCCAACATCAGCACTTGATATATCAGTTGCTACCGGTATAGTTAAATTACTTAAAAATCTGAAAGAAAATAGAAATGTAAGTTTTTTATTTATATCTCACGATTTAAATGTTGTTTCTGCTATATCAGATAAAATAATAGTTTTATATAAAGGTAAAATAATGGAAAAAGGAAGGACAGAAGATATTATAGATAACCCTATGCATCCTTATACAAAGCTATTACTTGAAAGCTTACCACCGGAAACACCAAGAAAAAGAAAAAAAATAAAATATATAGAAGAGATAGAAACACCGGAAGGAAGCTGTATATTTTATGGAAAATGTCCAAATAGAACAGAAATTTGTAAAAAAGAACCGGATATAAAATTTATAAATAACAGGGAGGTTTATTGCCATTTTATTTAA
- the epmA gene encoding elongation factor P--(R)-beta-lysine ligase encodes MDYLQKKAKIIQSIRNYFINTDSLEVFTDIIQYYPNLDSNIYPVELTIYNEKKEPIQAFLHTSPEIQMKKILSKIKKDIFQITKVFRNYEGSYKHKIEFTMLEWYRVGYNLNDLMEDTKNLFIYTAININKKPKIDYKGKIFDLTDWEKITVEEAFYRYTNVYLDNINSMNKFLKEKENFKGSDDWEELFFRIYAFYVEPFLGVDKPTFIYDYPKQLGLLSKVENNKAKRFEAYIDGIELVNGYYEATDYQYVYDILKNDIIKKEKETGIKYKIDDEFLDAIKNLPECSGASLGVDRFIMILLNKDSIHF; translated from the coding sequence ATGGATTATCTGCAGAAAAAAGCAAAAATTATACAATCCATAAGAAATTATTTTATAAATACAGATTCCTTAGAAGTTTTCACAGATATTATTCAATATTATCCAAATTTAGACAGCAATATATATCCGGTAGAACTTACTATTTATAACGAAAAAAAAGAACCAATTCAGGCATTTCTTCATACTTCACCAGAAATCCAGATGAAAAAAATACTTTCTAAAATTAAAAAAGATATTTTTCAGATAACAAAAGTTTTTAGAAATTATGAAGGCTCTTATAAACACAAAATAGAATTTACAATGCTTGAATGGTATAGAGTAGGATATAACCTAAATGATTTAATGGAAGATACAAAAAATCTTTTTATCTATACGGCAATTAATATAAATAAAAAACCAAAAATAGATTATAAAGGAAAGATTTTTGATTTAACAGATTGGGAAAAAATTACGGTGGAAGAAGCTTTTTATAGATATACGAATGTATATTTGGATAATATAAATAGTATGAATAAATTTTTAAAAGAAAAAGAAAATTTTAAAGGTAGTGATGATTGGGAAGAGCTGTTTTTTAGAATATATGCATTTTATGTTGAGCCTTTTCTTGGAGTAGATAAGCCTACTTTTATATATGATTATCCAAAACAACTTGGGTTATTATCTAAGGTAGAAAATAATAAAGCTAAAAGATTTGAAGCATATATAGATGGAATAGAACTTGTAAATGGTTATTATGAAGCTACTGATTATCAATATGTTTATGATATATTGAAAAATGATATTATAAAAAAGGAAAAAGAAACAGGTATAAAATATAAAATTGATGATGAATTTTTAGATGCAATAAAAAATTTGCCTGAATGTAGCGGAGCGTCTCTTGGTGTTGATAGGTTTATAATGATTTTACTGAATAAAGATTCTATACATTTTTGA
- the rpmA gene encoding 50S ribosomal protein L27: protein MASKASGGSTRNGRDSISKRLGVKRYDGQIVRAGNILVRQRGTKIYPGKNVGMGKDYTLFALIDGQVKFETSKGKKVVSVYPVAQ, encoded by the coding sequence ATGGCATCTAAGGCAAGTGGTGGTTCAACCCGTAATGGTCGCGATAGTATATCTAAGCGTCTGGGAGTAAAAAGATACGATGGTCAAATAGTTAGAGCCGGAAATATTCTTGTAAGACAAAGAGGAACAAAAATATATCCCGGAAAAAATGTAGGAATGGGAAAAGATTACACTCTTTTTGCATTAATAGATGGTCAAGTTAAATTTGAAACATCAAAAGGGAAAAAAGTAGTTAGCGTATACCCTGTTGCTCAATAA
- the rplU gene encoding 50S ribosomal protein L21, with amino-acid sequence MYAVIKTGGKQYKVEKGTLLKVEKLCANVGDSIELPAIFVKDENGNIKTEGKVKAQVLKHDKHKKVLVFHFKRKKHYDKLNGHRQPYTLIKIEEIS; translated from the coding sequence ATGTATGCTGTTATAAAAACCGGTGGAAAGCAATATAAAGTAGAAAAGGGAACATTATTAAAAGTTGAAAAATTATGTGCAAATGTGGGAGATAGCATAGAATTACCGGCTATCTTTGTTAAAGATGAAAATGGAAATATAAAAACAGAAGGAAAAGTTAAAGCTCAGGTATTAAAACATGATAAACATAAAAAAGTTTTAGTATTTCATTTTAAAAGAAAGAAACATTATGATAAATTAAACGGACATAGACAACCTTATACATTAATTAAAATTGAAGAAATTAGTTAA
- a CDS encoding phosphatase PAP2 family protein, which translates to MIPNDWETRIKWNVKLFYLINNKRFSFLDKFYKYYYYMGKSYSLPIYIFIFWYFSNIKSIYALFIGLLITGILMPSIKYTFKHKRPSSLLENVNLLEPVSLKSFPSADTAYAFTIFAVSLFFLPIYIVIILLINALIISYGRIYMGAHFPVDVIVGALIGFFDGVIANLIIRNILS; encoded by the coding sequence ATGATACCAAACGATTGGGAAACAAGAATAAAATGGAATGTAAAGCTATTTTATCTGATTAATAATAAAAGATTTTCTTTTCTTGATAAATTTTATAAATATTACTACTATATGGGAAAAAGTTATTCTTTGCCGATTTATATCTTTATATTTTGGTATTTTTCAAATATAAAGAGTATTTATGCTTTATTTATTGGCTTATTAATTACCGGTATTTTAATGCCTTCTATAAAATATACTTTTAAACATAAAAGACCTTCTTCTTTACTTGAAAATGTAAATCTGCTTGAGCCGGTTTCTCTCAAAAGTTTTCCATCAGCAGATACTGCTTATGCTTTTACTATTTTTGCTGTATCTTTATTTTTTTTACCAATATATATTGTCATAATTTTACTGATAAATGCGTTAATAATATCTTACGGAAGGATATATATGGGAGCACATTTTCCGGTAGATGTTATTGTTGGAGCATTAATTGGATTTTTTGATGGAGTTATTGCAAATTTAATTATCAGGAATATATTATCATAG